One genomic region from Phragmites australis chromosome 1, lpPhrAust1.1, whole genome shotgun sequence encodes:
- the LOC133890623 gene encoding uncharacterized protein LOC133890623, with the protein MNAFFTSLARGLDDLGRAGGLSSLPALLRAAVLLRGLHSQLTLMVGQLHLPPGGRWLDEYMDETARLWDACLAIKLGLAAVERYYAAASCAATALDDWLQDPSPLSTRQVMRAISASRREAMAAEEENRALSDARIAPLSLQLDERLLLRGTDARLTGFNGFRGLLYALHNASSLLLLILACGTVSCSCSAAGIPCAAEGADAGGGFMASIAMLQQRMAEEAEDAGAPGIRMCELRCARAAVEAACEEVERTAAAGRKCEDGGVKDKVEELKVWLDVLRTGTESLVCQLDNFLDDIVEGRKELSDLCSQ; encoded by the exons ATGAACGCCTTCTTTACGTCCCTGGCGCGCGGGCTTGACGACCTTGGCCGTGCCGGAGGACTGTCGTCGCTGCCGGCTCTGCTCCGGGCCGCGGTGCTGCTCAGGGGGCTGCACTCGCAGCTCACGCTCATGGTCGGCCAGCTCCACCTGCCGCCCGGCGGCCGATGGCTCGACGAGTACATGGACGAGACCGCGCGCCTCTGGGACGCATGCCTCGCCATCAAGCtcggcctcgccgccgtcgAGCGCTACTACGCGGCGGCCTCCTGCGCCGCCACCGCGCTGGATGATTGGCTCCAGgacccctcccctctctccacTCGCCAG GTGATGAGGGCGATCTCGGCGTCGAGAAGGGAGGCGATGGCCGCGGAGGAGGAGAACCGCGCGCTCTCGGACGCGAGGATCGCGCCGCTCTCGCTGCAGCTCGACGAGCGTCTGCTGCTGCGCGGCACGGACGCCAGGCTCACCGGCTTCAACGGCTTCCGGGGGCTCCTCTACGCGCTGCACAACGCGAGCTCGCTCCTCTTGCTCATCCTCGCCTGCGGCACCGTCTCCTGCTCCTGCAGCGCCGCAGGCATCCCGTGCGCGGCGGAGGGCGCGGACGCCGGCGGCGGCTTCATGGCGTCCATCGCAATGCTGCAGCAGAGGATggcggaggaggccgaggaCGCCGGCGCGCCGGGGATCAGGATGTGCGAGTTAAGGTGCGCGCGCGCCGCCGTGGAGGCCGCGTGCGAGGAGGTGGAGCGAACCGCCGCCGCTGGCCGCAAGTGCGAAGACGGCGGCGTCAAGGACAAGGTGGAGGAGCTGAAGGTGTGGCTGGACGTGCTCCGGACCGGCACCGAGAGCCTGGTGTGCCAACTCGATAACTTCCTCGACGACATTGTCGAGGGCAGGAAGGAGCTCTCCGACCTGTGCAGCCAATGA